Part of the Brassica oleracea var. oleracea cultivar TO1000 chromosome C8, BOL, whole genome shotgun sequence genome is shown below.
GTTTGAATCTATCAGACGGGGTTATAATAATATAATGATTCCAAAACATGCATAAACTTCTTTAGACCAAGGTGGTTAACATCTATCTCTCCCTTTCACCCATAATCTTGTTATTTATGCTTGTGGTTTTTAGCTTTATAACATCTTCTCACACACAACACAAGCCAGTTATGTAATTCTATCGTTTACTCTTCTATAATATATATAGTGGCCAAGTTACATAATATGTTTTATCTAGAATTTTTTGTTGCATGTCGACTGGAAGTGGTTTTAATTGCACTAGTGGTTTTGATTGCACTAGTTTTTCTAAAGAAGTGGTCTTGATTGCACTAGTTTTTCTTTCCAACGATCACACTAGTTTATAAACCCATCTTATACTCTAACGCGTACGTCATGTCCATGCTAAAGGTAAAGTAGCAGAGACTTAGAAAGAGTAGAAGATTAGGGGAGAAGAACCTTGTGACTGTGCATGGAGGAAGACTAACCCACACGTATATTTTTTTTTTACTAAATCCTCGAAACAAAATCAGATTAATTTTCAAATGTTCCAAAATCAGCAAATTAAAAAATGTAAAATCTCATTGACTAGAAAGTAGAAATAATAGGTGATGGTATAATCTATCTACGACACTTAAAGCGGTTAAGCATCTTATGGTCTAGGAAGACAAGTCGTTTCTCAATCTTTTTGTCAGTTTTGATCTCCTCTGTCATTAATCGCAATTTTATAACTAGATCGTATTCTTTAAGCTATATGCAAAACTATATATGTTCTAATCTCGAGAGCTTTTTATCATCCTGATTATTATGAAAAACCTCTAAAAAATTCTGCTCAACATCATTCCAAAGCTTATACAACTCATAGCACAAAGAAAGAGTATAGTAGTGTATAACATCACATTTCTTTCCTACAATATAACTCCCATGAAAAAAAAAATCCAGTTCATTTATGAACTAACTAATGTGGTTATTTAATAATTACAGTTGAAAATTTAGCCATTTAGAGTTTGCAAATTTGGAAAATGAGCTGGACAAAGATCACTAATGAGCTGGACAAGGGTAAAGGTCATGTCTTCTCTTACACGGAGGACATGGTGGCTTTGCATAAACAAGGTTCATCTCGGTTTAATGTTCTTTCAGAAGGGCATTTACCTTCTCTGAACGACGATGAAGCTGACTCTTCAGCAACAAACATGTCCTCTGCTTCTGCTCCTCATGTGTTTCCTACGGGTTTTCAGCTTGGCCCTTCTTCGGGAGGGCGAGTCTCCGGGAATCCAAATGGAAGCAAAACGCAGAGGAAGAGGCCTCCTTCTTGGAAGAGGAAAGCCATAATCAACAGCTCCCAAGGCTCTCCTCTGTCTCCTTCTCAACCACCCAGCCAGACAAAAATGAAATCCTCCCCTCCATAACAAAACATCAAAGGTCTTTTTCATCTCACGTGCCAGAAAGTCGCTGATAAGATGGCAGCATGCAAAGACCATAAGGAGATTCGCGCAACGTTGGGCATCGTGAGTGACTATACAGCAGAGGAAGAAGCAGAGGTTCTCAAGAAGAACCAATGGGCTTATGATTGATGAATGGAGCGGGTTAATCTAAACCCTAGCTAGATAGTCTTTGTTTTATGATCGTTTATGAGATGAACATGGCTTTCTTGTTTTGATTTTTGTGAATCTTTAGAACCTTTCTTGACTCCTAAGCAAGATTGAGTAAAAACAGAGGATGATGGTAAACTGTGTATATATCTAGAAGAAGTTCTGTACATGTGAAGCCTAACGATGAGTCCATAATCTTCTCTCTCTGAAGGATCATTCTCTACTAATTCCATCTTGCACCAAACTGTCCATCTCCTTTGCCTTCAAAATGTATTGGGATTTAAACAACTTTGATTCGTTCTGTGAACTGGGGTTAATAGGCACATACTCAAAATTCTATAATATGATCTCTACACGTCAATTTTATGTAGCTGCAGATCTAAATATCTACCGACAGAACAAGAGTTGTTTTCACTAAAATGAAGTGACTGATCTTCTTTTGGTGCTGGATAATTAAGTTGATTTCTCATAGAACTTTCATCAATCTGCACAACATATAAGACAAGGAAAAGGCAATTCACAACTCTACAAAAACAAAGAATGGTGATTACAATGTGTACATATGTAGAAAAAGGTTTTTTTTTATGCATAAAAAACCTGCCCGAGTTCACAATCTTACGTCAATGATTTTTCTCCTCTACTCACTCTTGCTAATTTTCTAATACCAAATGCTCCATCTCTTGACTCTTATACCTGCAAAATATAATCAGAATTAAATGACTAACTTTTTTTTTAATACTACTTGAAACTATCTTGAACTCAAATCTAAACTAATTTACTAACCTTTGAGTCTTTGAACATATTGTTTCCATTGGACAAAACTTGAATACTTTCAATCAAAGATCTGTTTCGGTTAGGTTTCTCAGTTAAAAATTGTGGTTTAACTGATAAATTTATTTGAACAATGGGCTCATAACTTCATTCAGAATATAAAATTGAAAATTTCATAAATAATTGAGTCTCAATAGATACTTGATGCGTGCTTCTACTAAACGCCTATAAATACACTGCATGGGCTCATAACTTCATTCACCACCTTTTCTATTCGCACGCTCGCTCGCTCTCTTATTACTTTTTTCATCCTCCCTCGAATCTTCTTACGAGAAAACCGCCACGCAGCAGAGAAGGAAGATGGAGAAGGAGAAGAAGATGATCGTGTTGAAGAGCTCCGACGATGAATCCTTTGAAGTCGATGAAGCGGTCGTACTCCAATCTCAGTTCTTGTCGCATGTTGTTGAAGATTGCACCGCTCCTGAACACAAGATTGAGAATGTCACCGGCAAGATCCTCGCGTTGGTGGTCGAATACTGCAAGAACCACGTCGCCGTCGTCGACGGTGGTGCCAATTCTTCTTCCGCCGCCTCCGCTGATGCTCTCAAGAAGTGGGACGATAAGTTCATCAAGCAAATGGATCTGTCCACGGTCTATGACCTCATCACGGCTGCGAACTACCTAAACATCAAAGGACTTCTTGATCTCACTTGCCAGGGAGTCGCTGACGTGATCGCGGCATGCAAAGACCACGCGGAGATTCGCGCAACGTTGGGCATCGTGAGTGACTACACAGCAGAGGAGGAAGCAGAGGTTCTCAAGGAGAACGAGTGGGCTTTTGATTGATGAATGAGTGAGCGGGTTAATCTAAACCCTAGCTACTCTTTCTTTTCGAATCTTTGTGTTTACGGATCTTTAAATCGATAATAGTTGAACATGGCTTTCTTGTTTCGATTTTGTGAATATGAACAGTGTTCTTGATCGTATATTAGATGAACAGAAGTCTTATAAAGCAAGATGTTGTTGATCGTATGAGTTTATGCTTTCTGAATTGGGTTTCAAAGTCTCAGACTATAGTAGAGTCTTTACATAGATAACCATGAGAACAAGAGAGTTGTGTTCACTAAACATGACTCGTCTTTGGCTTGCAGAACAAGAAAAGGCAATTTTTGATTAATCTTAAACAAGATCAAGAAAACAGAGGATGATGATAAACTTCATATATCTAGAAGAAGTTTTGTACATGTGAAACTTGCGTTTTAAGAAATCTTCTGTCAATGATCTTTGCTCTCTATCGATTTAAAGTCCTTTTGTTCATTGGCTTTCCTATGCACAAGCTCAAAACTTGTATAGCTAAATCTCTATCAAGAGAACCAGAGTTGTTTTCACTAACATGACGTGACTCTTCTTTTGGTGTTGGATAAGTTAACTCTTTAGAGGAAACATTGCACAACATAAAAGAAAAGAGAAAGGCATATCAAAACTCTAAAAATTGAAGTATGGTGATTAAAATGTGTACATATGTAGAAGAAGGTTTTATATACTAGGAGCCTTTTCGAGTCCAAGAAATCTTGTGTTAATGATCCTCCTTCTCTTCTACTCACTCACTCTTGCTAATTCTGATACCAAATGCTCCATCTCTTGTACCTGATTAACCTTTGACATATAGTTTCCAAACATTTTTGTGTAATGCTTTCCATAACCTTAGAAGCTACAACAAGTGCTTCGGCTAACCTTAGAAGCTACAACAACTGCTTCTGCTAAGTCTTTATTTTTCAGTCTCTTAGTTGAATATATATATGTAAAACAATACCAGCAAGCATTTGTCCAGAGGTTGGATTGTTTCGTTAATGTTGTGAGAGCTAGCGACCGACATCTACTGCTTTTTTCGATATATTCTAAGGTTCTAGAAGTTTCGCTTGATATCTAGTTTTTTTTTTTCCTTATTGGATTTAGTTGTCTTTCCATGGTTTGGAGTTTTTCTTTGTTTGGACTTTTTGTTTTTTGGAGTTTTATAAACTACCAAATTTATGCATCTTGATCATCTCCATTGGGAAGGTGTAATGAAATATCTCAAAAGTAATTAGTAAAATATTAGTTGAGTGAACCCAAGCTGAACAGTTCGCCCTAAAATCCTCTCAGACACGAGAATCGAGGTGTTCTTGAAACCACCATTTCTTGACGCCGGCGGGGTCTCAAACCGCCGGCGTCGAGCTCCTCTCTCTCTCTCTTGCTCCCGTCCTCGTCTCTCTTAGATTTTTTCGTCGTTTTAGTCACCGCCAAAGCTTTCGTCGACAGATCTCTCCGGAGAAGGTTTTCTGTCAAGAGTCAAAGCGGTTGGCCTTTCATTTACGGACAGGGCTTCACCGGATCCGAATCTTCTTGGGGGCTCCCCTTTCCACTTCATCCGCCGTGTTTTTCACCAATTTCAAACGCTGTGCTTCATCATTGCCGCTCCTCACCATCGCTGACTCTCAAATCTGCGAGTTTCTACCTCTAGCTGGGGTGAGCAGCGTTTGTTCCTACGGATATGGGCTTCTCAAGTCAGATCCGCCGCCGTACTCGCCGCTTGAAACCTCTGGTCTCTCGTCGCAGCTCCGCTTTTCTCACCGAGAAAGCCTTAGCGTCAGACGACCTCCTCCACATCGCTTTAGCTTGTATCCACCGAACTGGAGGATGGTATCAGCTTTGCTCCCCTCACTGGACTCAACCCGTCTTGCCGCCGGCTGTCGTGCTCTTTCTGCTGTGTATCTTCTTCACCGGCGATGCCACTCTACTGTTGTCACTCTCGCGGAGTTGGGCCAAAACAATTTGCTAGTGGGCTTGATAAGCCCATCTGCCTTTAACTCCAGCCCAATTTCACAGCTTAATAATCAATGGGGGATCTTGGTCTTTTTGGCTATTTTCCTGAAAATTTTTGATGGATTCATCAAGATTCTTACAGAAACTGAATTGCTTTCACGTGATTATCTCTCTTTGTCGAAGAGTCTATCTTTTGTTCATTTACCGGTGGATTCATCGGGCTCATCACCATCACCATTCGCCTCCTCTTTAAGGAGTGCTTTCCCTCCAATCTTTGAATGGAGGAGTCTTAGTGTCTTTCCATAACTATAGCCGTTTTGTTATCTTGTGTAGCGGTTCGTTCGGGGCCTGAAGATACAACGGATTTTGTCTCGGCGATATTCCGAGGTGCGGATTGGATGTCAACGTCACGATATACGGTGACTATTTCTCAAGGTTTCGGCAATGTCGTAAACTTTGTATTGACGCATCCGAGCGTTGCTCTGGATTCGCTGTCCTACTATCTTAGAGCGTTTGCTATCTTTTATGTTGTATTGTCTTTTGTTTGGAGAGTTCTAAACAACTTTCCTTTTAATTGTAATTTGGATTTGGATGTTTAAGTATGAATGAAAGTGGTGTTTCAAAAAAAAAAAAATATTAGTTGAGTATTTTTCCTACTTTAAATTTGGGAACCCAAACTAAAAAAAAAGTCCAATAAAAGATATCTACTTTCGTATTTTATAATTCAAACGTTGATATGATTATGATGGAAAATATATATATATCTATCATTATGATGATGTGATGATAATGGTACCAATTCATTAGGATCTAAATAGTAACTCCGTTGGTGCTAATGTGTATATTTCATGAATTTCTGTTAGCTTTCTCAGTTAAATAGTTGACTCTCAATAGATACCTGATGTGTGCTTCCTACTAAACGCCTATAAATAGAGTGCATGAGCCCATAATAACTTCATTCACCACCTTTTCTATCCACTCGCTCGCTTACTTCTTTCATTCT
Proteins encoded:
- the LOC106311543 gene encoding SKP1-like protein 13 translates to MEKEKKMIVLKSSDDESFEVDEAVVLQSQFLSHVVEDCTAPEHKIENVTGKILALVVEYCKNHVAVVDGGANSSSAASADALKKWDDKFIKQMDLSTVYDLITAANYLNIKGLLDLTCQGVADVIAACKDHAEIRATLGIVSDYTAEEEAEVLKENEWAFD